One segment of Arthrobacter sp. MMS18-M83 DNA contains the following:
- a CDS encoding phosphoenolpyruvate carboxykinase (GTP), producing MGDLARLPLLEKAPTTHARLLAWVEEVAELTQPDRIHWVDGSEAENKKLTDELVAAGTLKRLNQELFPNSFAAFSDPADVARVEEQTFICSEKEHDAGFTNNWMAPAEMKQKLRGLFAGSMRGRTMYVIPFVMGHLDAEDPKFGVEITDSAYVVASMRIMARIGTDVLERITQTDAFFVPALHSLGAPLEDGQADVAWPCNPDKWIVHFPEERSIWSFGSGYGGNALLGKKCYALRIASVMARDEGWLAEHMLILKLTSPEQKTYYISAAFPSACGKTNLALLDPTIKGWKVETLGDDITWMRFGKEGELRAVNPEAGLFGVAPGTGWGTNPNAMRAIAKGNSIFTNVALTDDGGVWWEGMTEKTPAHLTDWQGNSWTPGSDKPAAHPNSRFCTPIDQIDMLAEEYFSPEGVELSAILFGGRRKTTIPLVTEARDWSNGIFMGSTLSSETTAAAAGAVGVVRRDPMAMLPFIGYDAGDYLNHWVNLSAKANSLGQNRLPKIFLVNWFRRTAEGGFAWPGFGDNARVLKWAIERLEGKADAVETPIGFVPTGESIDLEGLDMTPAEVEAAVRVDPAEWKTELASIEEWYAKFGDSLPAALLAELEGLKSRLA from the coding sequence ATGGGCGATCTGGCGCGACTGCCGCTGCTTGAGAAGGCACCTACTACGCATGCACGCCTGTTGGCCTGGGTGGAGGAAGTGGCCGAGCTGACACAGCCGGACCGCATCCACTGGGTTGACGGCAGCGAAGCTGAAAACAAGAAGCTGACCGACGAACTCGTCGCGGCGGGCACCCTGAAGAGGCTGAACCAGGAGCTCTTCCCCAACTCTTTCGCCGCATTCTCTGACCCCGCGGACGTAGCCCGCGTGGAAGAGCAGACCTTCATCTGCTCCGAGAAGGAGCACGACGCCGGCTTCACCAACAACTGGATGGCTCCGGCCGAGATGAAGCAGAAGCTGCGCGGCCTCTTCGCCGGCTCCATGCGTGGCCGCACGATGTACGTCATTCCGTTCGTCATGGGCCACCTGGATGCTGAAGACCCCAAGTTCGGCGTCGAGATCACCGACTCCGCCTACGTTGTTGCCTCGATGCGCATCATGGCCCGCATCGGCACCGACGTCCTGGAACGTATCACCCAGACCGACGCGTTCTTTGTCCCTGCACTGCACTCCCTGGGCGCTCCGCTGGAAGACGGCCAGGCAGACGTTGCGTGGCCTTGCAACCCGGACAAATGGATCGTGCACTTCCCGGAAGAACGCTCCATCTGGTCCTTCGGCTCGGGCTACGGCGGCAACGCCCTCCTTGGCAAGAAGTGCTACGCCTTGCGCATCGCGTCCGTCATGGCCCGCGACGAAGGCTGGCTGGCCGAGCACATGCTCATCTTGAAGCTGACTTCGCCTGAGCAGAAGACTTACTACATCTCTGCGGCGTTCCCCTCCGCCTGCGGCAAGACCAACCTCGCGCTGCTCGACCCCACCATCAAGGGCTGGAAGGTGGAGACCCTCGGCGACGACATCACCTGGATGCGCTTCGGCAAGGAAGGTGAACTCCGTGCCGTCAACCCCGAGGCCGGCTTGTTCGGCGTCGCTCCCGGCACCGGTTGGGGCACCAACCCCAACGCCATGCGCGCCATCGCCAAGGGCAACAGCATCTTCACCAATGTTGCTTTGACCGACGACGGCGGTGTTTGGTGGGAGGGCATGACGGAGAAAACTCCGGCGCACCTGACTGACTGGCAGGGCAACTCTTGGACCCCAGGCTCCGACAAGCCTGCGGCACACCCGAACTCCCGCTTCTGCACGCCGATCGACCAGATCGACATGCTGGCCGAGGAGTACTTCAGCCCGGAAGGTGTGGAACTCTCCGCGATTCTGTTCGGCGGGCGCCGCAAGACCACCATCCCGCTGGTTACCGAGGCCCGCGACTGGTCCAACGGCATCTTCATGGGTTCCACGCTGTCCTCGGAGACCACCGCTGCTGCGGCCGGTGCAGTCGGCGTCGTGCGTCGCGACCCCATGGCCATGCTGCCGTTCATCGGCTACGACGCAGGTGACTACCTGAACCACTGGGTGAACCTGTCCGCCAAGGCCAACTCCCTTGGACAAAACCGACTGCCCAAGATCTTCCTGGTCAACTGGTTCCGCCGTACTGCCGAGGGTGGCTTCGCATGGCCCGGCTTCGGTGACAACGCCCGTGTCCTCAAGTGGGCCATCGAACGCCTCGAAGGCAAGGCCGACGCGGTCGAGACTCCCATCGGCTTCGTACCGACCGGCGAGTCCATCGATCTCGAAGGCCTGGACATGACCCCCGCCGAGGTGGAAGCCGCAGTTCGCGTCGACCCCGCCGAGTGGAAAACCGAACTGGCATCGATCGAGGAATGGTACGCAAAGTTCGGCGATTCCCTGCCGGCTGCGCTGTTGGCCGAACTCGAAGGCCTGAAGTCCCGCCTGGCCTAG